Proteins encoded in a region of the Mixophyes fleayi isolate aMixFle1 chromosome 5, aMixFle1.hap1, whole genome shotgun sequence genome:
- the LOC142158725 gene encoding MARVEL domain-containing protein 3-like — translation MPRSHRSVINDRISTSQRSYNEKRRERPSYNEPSNGVQDGCQPDRERRDKRSHDRLSSQESVRGQYSRPPTIASGRQSRHSKASISHHHPPKFNPYLEKRTFSEKCSNLCSIRGILKFVEIAASILVLICVVASYAVVSGYTSAAGFSSFSINSAYSPFEGTELQQVRDADMQYSQLRAPGVYGGVAVSVLLCALTIVFLILGAKSIHKVSIRVLFAELIFDAVASVGYLVAVSLYLYFIKQVNDTDICKTRQRLYAGRGYTWMNCETQGGDAAVAIFGLIAACVYLPSAILCFLYIRTVRDFRKNYLPYDNQRRLNKSQGLDCEDTLFHPSTLV, via the exons ATGCCACGTTCTCATCGGAGTGTGATCAATGACAGGATCTCAACTTCTCAGAGATCATACAATGAAAAACGAAGAGAACGGCCCAGCTACAATGAGCCATCAAACGGAGTTCAAGATGGCTGCCAACCTGACAGAGAACGGAGAGATAAAAGGTCACATGACAG GTTGTCTTCACAAGAATCAGTGCGGGGTCAGTATTCCCGACCTCCCACCATTGCTTCAGGTCGTCAGTCAAGACACAGTAAAGCATCTATATCACACCATCATCCTCCCAAATTTAACCCTTACCTGGAGAAACGGACCTTCTCAGAAAAGTGTTCCAATCTATGTTCAATAAGAG GAATCCTAAAGTTTGTGGAAATAGCAGCAAGTATATTGGTGTTGATCTGCGTTGTTGCATCGTATGCAGTTGTCAGTGGCTACACTTCTGCTGCTGGTTTTAGCTCGTTCAGCATCAATTCAGCCTACAGTCCATTTGAAGGCACCGAGCTGCAACAAGTGAGAGATGCGGACATGCAGTATAGTCAACTGAGAGCACCAGGAGTGTATGGGGGAGTAGCTGTCAGTGTGCTGTTGTGTGCCCTAACAATTGTCTTCCTGATACTGGGGGCTAAATCCATACACAAAGTATCAATCAGAGTCCTCTTTGCAGAGCTGATATTTGATGCTGTGGCTTCTGTGGGTTACCTTGTTGCAGTTAGCCTGTACCTGTACTTTATCAAGCAGGTAAACGATACGGACATCTGCAAGACTAGGCAGCGGCTGTATGCAGGCCGTGGCTACACTTGGATGAACTGTGAGACACAGGGAGGGGATGCTGCTGTGGCTATATTTGGCCTCATTGCTGCATGTGTTTATTTACCAAGTGCCATATTGTGTTTTCTCTATATAAGAACTGTACGTGACTTCAGGAAAAACTACCTGCCGTATGATAACCAACGAAGATTGAACAAATCCCAAGGGTTGGACTGTGAAGACACTCTCTTTCATCCTAGTACACTAGTATAG